The window AGAACTTGCACGTTTTGTGGAGCACGTTGATAAGGACAATAATGGAATTATCACTTTTGAAGAGTGGAGAGATTTTCTTCTACTCTATCCACATGAAGCTactattgaaaatatatatcaGCATTGGGAAAGGGTATGCCTTGTAGACATAGGAGAACAGGCTGTCATTCCTGAGGGCATCAGTAAGCATGTTCATCGAGGCAAATATTTTATTGCAGGAGGAATAGCAGGGGCCACTTCTCGTACTGCAACTGCTCCTCTTGATCGCCTGAAGGTGGTTTTACAAGTTCAGACAACACGTGCTTCTATTGTCCCAGCTATAATGAAGATATGGAAGGAGGGAGGTTTCTTGGGGTTTTTCCGAGGTAATGGCTTGAATGTTGTGAAGGTAACACCAGAAAGTGCCATCAAGTTTTATGCTTATGAAACTTTAAAGAATGTCATTGGAGATGGTAGAGGGAAAGACAAAGGTGATATTGGTGCTTCTGGAAGACTTTTGGCTGGTGGTATCGCAGGTGCGGTTGCACAATCTGCTATCTATCCATTGGACCTTGTGAAAACTCGCTTACAAACTTGTGAATGTGAAGGTGGGAAGGTTCCTAAGCTTGGGAAACTGACAAAAGATATATGGGTTCAGGAGGGACCTCGAGCCTTTTACAAAGGTCTTGTACCATCACTTTTGGGGATAATCCCTTATGCTGGCATTGAACTTGCTGCCTATGAGACCTTGAAAGATATGTCAAAGACATATATTCTTCAAGATACAGGTATGGGCCCTCTATGTTAATTTTCTGGTTTCaagtttgtcattttcttctcttaagCATTGTAATCTTTTTACCTCTGCATATAGATAAACCGAGAATTTCTAAAAACTTTGAACTGTCCTACAGAACCTGGCCCTCTTGTGCAACTAGGTTGTGGGACAATTTCAGGAGCACTTGGAGCAACATGTGTTTACCCCTTGCAGGTTATTCGAACAAGGTACAATATTTATGTGTGGAATTCATTCTTCTTTCTTGGgttcaaataatttttatttatcattatcTTTTCTACTTTTCCTTTGGCTCATCTGAACAAGTGATGCTTTATTTTAATGTGCACTCCTTATTGAGGTTAGTATAATATTGCCTTTCAGAATGCAAGCTCAACGTTCTAATGCTGCTGCTGCTTATAAGGGAATGTCTGATGTATTTTGGAGAACCCTTCAGCATGAAGGTTATAGAGGTTTCTACAAAGGACTCTTTCCGAATCTCCTCAAAGTTGTGCCAGCAGCAAGCATTACCTATTTGGTTTATGAAACAATGAAGAATAGACTAGATCTTGATTAGGTAGTGCTGCAGTTTTGCCCAAATGGTAACTAAGCTTATTCCAGAGTAGGAAATGGTGGTGCTGTTGATgatgaagataaaaaagaatagGATAATTAATCAGGTAGGTCATATGATCATTTGAGCTATATTATATATTGTAATCCCTGTCAGTGTACAGGGCACATAATTTTGTATTCAGATAGTTTTTTCCCATGCTTATCTGAATTAACTGTTGAGGAACATTTTGAAGTCTGACTGCAAGGTGAAAGATATATCCTACTCGTTCTTTTTCTATGCTTCTGCGGCTGTTTTcagaaaggttttttttttttttttttggtttcccatgCTTATCTAAACCAAATTTTGGGGAGCATTTTGATGTCTGGCTGCAAGGTGATCAATATCTTACTTCTCATTCCTTTTCTATGCTTCTACAACTGTAACTTCATGaaatttcctctttttttaattattattattatttagttttgcTAAGTAATTTAAGGAATAAGAGTAGATGAAGACCATATAGGTGTAAGCCATAAGCTCCCTGTCAAAAGAGTATTTTGACTACAAAGGTAGCTTGGACATTTATAAAGCTATCACCCAATTTCCACCTTATCAATATAGGAGGACACCTATGGATGGATCCAATATAGATCCCCCCCTTCTAAATACGTTGAGGAAGGAAATGAGTAGATAACGGCTTTATAAGTGCCTAATCTATCCTAATTCCTAGGAGTCAAAATGATTCTTTTGAGTTGGCATGGGAGTTTTATGTTTGCatatctatccaaaaaaaaaaaaaatgtttgcatGTATTTATAGTTAGGCATaagaatcaaattttttttgttttcctaaaaaattttattggtaGACTTGCAGGTTGGCAACATATCTTTTATTCACTAAATTGCTTATTGGTTACTTACATTTAAAATGATTGAGAGTGATAAGTAGACATTGACCTTTCACTTTGAGTGAAACATATATTGCATTTATTGGGAGGATAGATCCATCTGTTTGAGCACAAATAGTTGGC of the Quercus robur chromosome 10, dhQueRobu3.1, whole genome shotgun sequence genome contains:
- the LOC126702666 gene encoding calcium-dependent mitochondrial ATP-magnesium/phosphate carrier protein 2-like, producing MDAAKPTTTRTDTQNQNQNQRRPNLNPNPNPNPNSKNKKKKGGPISMDHVLLALQETKDERDLRIRALFDFFDAANLGYLDYPQIEAGLSALQIPSHYKYAKDLFKVCDANRDGRVDYHEFRRYMDDKELELYRIFQAIDVKHSGCILPEELLDALLKAGIEIDDEELARFVEHVDKDNNGIITFEEWRDFLLLYPHEATIENIYQHWERVCLVDIGEQAVIPEGISKHVHRGKYFIAGGIAGATSRTATAPLDRLKVVLQVQTTRASIVPAIMKIWKEGGFLGFFRGNGLNVVKVTPESAIKFYAYETLKNVIGDGRGKDKGDIGASGRLLAGGIAGAVAQSAIYPLDLVKTRLQTCECEGGKVPKLGKLTKDIWVQEGPRAFYKGLVPSLLGIIPYAGIELAAYETLKDMSKTYILQDTEPGPLVQLGCGTISGALGATCVYPLQVIRTRMQAQRSNAAAAYKGMSDVFWRTLQHEGYRGFYKGLFPNLLKVVPAASITYLVYETMKNRLDLD